A region of Phycisphaerae bacterium DNA encodes the following proteins:
- the lpxA gene encoding acyl-ACP--UDP-N-acetylglucosamine O-acyltransferase has translation MPIHPSAIIDRRAEIDPTADIGAYVIVEGVVRIGAGTRVYPHAYLTGWTEIGPNCEIHPNAVIGHAPQDRAYGGEETYCRIGEGTIVREGASIHRGTAPGSATVVGDRCFLMANSHVGHNCQVGDDVKMANGALLAGHVHVGDGAFLSGNTAIHQFCRVGDLVMVRGGIAVSMDVPPYFTVGLSGLCAGINIVGLRRAGFAPEQRREVQQAFRTLYRSGMTFRKALDELAQTVKTDAGRKIVEFLRSPSKRGIVGCIHNRRGRATAAETEE, from the coding sequence ATGCCCATTCATCCTTCTGCAATCATTGACCGGCGAGCCGAGATCGATCCGACCGCCGATATCGGTGCCTATGTGATCGTTGAAGGCGTCGTTCGCATCGGTGCCGGGACCCGTGTCTATCCTCATGCTTATCTCACGGGTTGGACCGAGATCGGTCCGAACTGCGAGATCCACCCGAACGCCGTCATCGGCCACGCTCCGCAGGATCGGGCCTATGGTGGTGAAGAGACCTACTGCCGGATCGGTGAGGGCACTATCGTACGAGAAGGGGCGTCTATCCATCGCGGGACGGCCCCTGGTTCGGCAACGGTGGTCGGCGATCGCTGTTTCCTCATGGCCAACTCGCACGTCGGGCACAACTGTCAGGTGGGCGACGACGTCAAGATGGCCAACGGGGCGCTCCTGGCCGGCCATGTCCACGTTGGCGACGGCGCATTTCTCAGCGGCAATACCGCGATTCACCAGTTCTGTCGTGTTGGCGACCTCGTCATGGTTCGGGGCGGCATTGCCGTAAGCATGGACGTGCCGCCTTATTTTACCGTCGGACTGTCAGGGCTATGTGCCGGCATTAACATCGTCGGTTTGCGGCGAGCCGGTTTTGCCCCTGAGCAGCGGCGGGAAGTGCAGCAGGCCTTCCGGACCCTTTACCGTTCCGGAATGACCTTTCGAAAGGCCTTGGACGAACTGGCCCAAACCGTCAAGACCGATGCCGGTCGCAAAATCGTCGAGTTTCTCCGGTCCCCATCCAAGCGCGGCATCGTGGGCTGTATCCACAACCGACGCGGACGGGCAACGGCTGCCGAAACCGAGGAATGA
- a CDS encoding endonuclease/exonuclease/phosphatase family protein, which yields MRILTLAVVTLTMAGCQHGGLGQGTSGTLEVRAMSFNIRYGTANDGPNHWDKRREMVFQVFRDHRPDVVGLQEALRFQLDEMREALPEYDEVSAGRDDGKAGGEASSIFYRSARFDVQEHGTFWLSDTPEVPGSRSWGNNITRICTWAHLHDRQSGATFYMFNTHLDHQSQPARELGAELIAQRMGGRAHPDPLILTGDFNAGEGNPVVRYLKGEIATVPAKRGPCAVVPALVDTFRVLHPDVKIVGTFNGFSGNREGEKIDYILASPEWTVAEAAIVYDNTDGRYPSDHFPVTAVLRLSPPSGTGSRVRGGL from the coding sequence ATGCGAATTCTGACACTGGCGGTTGTGACACTGACAATGGCAGGTTGTCAGCACGGAGGCCTCGGCCAAGGCACGAGCGGCACACTGGAAGTGCGAGCGATGAGTTTCAACATACGCTATGGCACCGCCAACGATGGGCCCAATCACTGGGACAAACGCCGCGAGATGGTTTTCCAGGTCTTCCGCGACCATCGGCCGGACGTGGTCGGCCTGCAAGAAGCCCTGCGGTTCCAGTTGGACGAAATGCGGGAGGCGCTGCCTGAATACGACGAGGTGTCTGCCGGACGCGACGACGGCAAGGCAGGCGGCGAGGCGTCGTCCATCTTCTACCGCTCGGCCCGCTTCGACGTGCAAGAGCACGGCACCTTCTGGCTGTCAGACACTCCCGAAGTACCCGGCTCGCGAAGTTGGGGAAACAACATTACCCGAATCTGCACCTGGGCACATCTCCACGACCGCCAAAGTGGTGCCACCTTCTACATGTTCAACACCCACTTGGACCATCAGTCTCAACCGGCTCGCGAACTGGGCGCCGAGTTGATCGCCCAGCGAATGGGCGGCCGGGCGCATCCGGACCCGCTCATCCTGACCGGCGATTTCAACGCGGGCGAAGGCAACCCGGTAGTGCGATATCTGAAAGGTGAGATTGCCACGGTACCCGCCAAACGGGGTCCTTGCGCGGTCGTGCCGGCCCTGGTTGACACCTTCCGCGTGCTTCATCCCGATGTGAAGATCGTCGGCACCTTCAACGGCTTTTCCGGCAACCGCGAAGGAGAGAAGATTGACTATATCCTTGCCTCGCCGGAATGGACGGTCGCTGAAGCCGCGATTGTGTACGACAACACGGACGGTCGTTACCCATCCGATCATTTCCCGGTCACAGCGGTGTTGCGGTTATCCCCGCCTTCCGGCACAGGATCACGGGTTCGCGGCGGGCTGTGA
- a CDS encoding sigma-70 family RNA polymerase sigma factor, which produces MAKQTPVSAQPGTINVEDALLVEQVRAGDMSAFSRLVARYQDRIVNTCWRVSGNHDDAQDLAQEAFLRALERIDSFEQRAGFYTWLFRIAVNLALSHRRKAAQVVKLSLHGSDGGMRTEHQAARLVGRVTREADDPSAKVASREAGRLVAEAIEQLDDESRAVVVLRDIEGFDYQQIAEMLDLPMGTVKSRLYRARMELRGRLGPELSPG; this is translated from the coding sequence ATGGCGAAACAGACACCGGTATCGGCCCAGCCCGGCACCATCAATGTCGAGGACGCGCTGCTGGTCGAACAGGTCCGAGCGGGCGACATGAGTGCGTTTTCCCGTCTGGTTGCCCGATATCAGGACCGTATCGTCAATACCTGCTGGCGAGTCAGCGGGAACCACGACGACGCCCAGGACCTGGCTCAGGAGGCGTTCCTGCGGGCCCTGGAGCGCATCGACTCGTTCGAGCAGAGGGCGGGTTTCTATACCTGGCTGTTTCGGATCGCCGTGAACCTGGCCCTGTCGCATCGACGTAAGGCAGCCCAAGTGGTGAAGCTGTCGCTGCACGGCTCGGACGGCGGCATGCGGACGGAGCATCAGGCGGCGCGGCTGGTTGGCCGGGTCACGCGGGAGGCTGACGACCCCTCCGCGAAGGTGGCATCTCGTGAGGCCGGCAGGCTCGTGGCCGAGGCGATCGAGCAACTGGACGACGAGTCGCGAGCGGTGGTAGTGCTTCGCGATATCGAGGGATTCGATTATCAGCAGATCGCCGAGATGCTGGATCTGCCGATGGGGACGGTTAAGTCTCGGTTGTACCGGGCAAGAATGGAGTTGCGCGGGCGGTTGGGCCCGGAGTTGTCGCCTGGATGA
- a CDS encoding phosphatidylserine decarboxylase, whose translation MRIPLAPAGCREMIILTLVLACPAASFYVVAASGHSWAWFAGGLATVLWLGGMAFFRDPQRQTPTVTGILVAPADGKVVEVSNLEGHPDVGSPATRIGIFLSVFDVHVNRSPCSGTVRRITYQPGQFLDARDPDSGRLNEANTIVIEPDDPSKGPVVVRQIAGLIARRVVCAVKVGDRVETGQRIGLIKFGSRTELIIRTDSGYAPAVNVGDRAYGAVTVVARQANSRSIAKES comes from the coding sequence ATGCGAATCCCATTGGCCCCGGCCGGTTGCCGGGAGATGATCATCCTGACACTGGTGTTGGCCTGCCCGGCCGCGTCTTTCTATGTCGTTGCCGCCTCGGGGCACTCCTGGGCATGGTTCGCGGGCGGGTTAGCGACCGTTCTTTGGCTGGGTGGCATGGCTTTCTTTCGGGATCCGCAACGGCAGACCCCGACTGTGACGGGGATTCTGGTCGCCCCTGCCGACGGCAAGGTGGTCGAAGTATCGAACCTAGAGGGGCACCCTGACGTGGGCTCGCCGGCAACGCGAATCGGCATCTTTTTGAGCGTGTTTGACGTCCACGTGAATCGCAGCCCTTGTTCCGGTACGGTCCGGCGAATCACCTACCAGCCGGGCCAGTTCCTCGACGCCCGGGACCCGGATTCCGGCCGGCTCAACGAGGCCAACACCATCGTCATCGAGCCGGACGACCCGTCCAAAGGGCCGGTCGTGGTCCGACAGATCGCCGGATTGATCGCTCGGCGCGTGGTGTGCGCCGTCAAGGTCGGCGATCGCGTCGAAACGGGCCAGCGGATCGGCCTGATCAAGTTCGGCTCGCGGACGGAACTGATCATCAGGACCGACAGTGGTTATGCCCCGGCCGTAAACGTTGGCGACCGCGCTTATGGAGCCGTGACCGTTGTGGCCCGCCAAGCGAACTCGCGGTCAATTGCCAAGGAGTCATGA
- a CDS encoding phosphatidylcholine/phosphatidylserine synthase, with the protein MLKPVTRESAAIERRAARKRRRLRTIGMLPTLLTLGNLCFGFAAIHSCGRDLEEIHAPRSPDVALTFRRELLQKYAPSFLSFASWMIVGSLLCDALDGRVARKTGQASKFGEQLDSLADIVSFGVAPAVMMVTLVHREITQWGYAPLQFQHFGRLTLFVGIIYACCAALRLARFNVEASLDEAAHQGFKGLPSPGAAIAVISVVFLHESIDASSEWAQSANFLTKVLPFCTLVLALLMVSRLRYAHAANWLLRRRPLEHVILILLAFPLIWIYTELSLLVIAWAFALSGPARYVAGRLTGRAGRAAAAPATGLVPPSTDTEADKKAL; encoded by the coding sequence ATGCTCAAACCCGTTACCCGCGAGAGTGCCGCCATCGAGAGACGCGCCGCCCGCAAACGCCGACGACTGCGCACCATTGGCATGCTGCCAACGCTGCTGACGCTCGGCAACCTCTGCTTCGGCTTCGCGGCAATACACAGTTGTGGACGAGACCTTGAAGAGATCCATGCCCCGAGAAGCCCCGATGTGGCCCTGACGTTCAGGCGCGAGCTCTTGCAGAAATACGCCCCTTCGTTCCTCTCATTCGCATCATGGATGATTGTAGGGTCGTTATTGTGCGATGCGCTTGATGGTCGAGTGGCTCGCAAAACAGGACAAGCCAGCAAGTTCGGAGAGCAGCTTGACTCTCTGGCCGACATCGTAAGCTTCGGCGTTGCCCCGGCGGTCATGATGGTCACGTTGGTGCACCGCGAAATCACCCAATGGGGCTATGCACCCCTGCAGTTCCAACACTTCGGCCGGTTGACCCTGTTCGTGGGGATCATCTATGCGTGTTGCGCGGCTCTTCGCCTGGCAAGATTCAACGTCGAGGCAAGCCTGGACGAAGCGGCTCACCAGGGTTTCAAGGGTCTACCGTCACCCGGTGCGGCCATCGCGGTAATCAGCGTCGTTTTCCTGCACGAGAGCATCGATGCATCCAGCGAATGGGCGCAGTCGGCCAATTTCCTGACCAAGGTTTTGCCGTTCTGTACACTGGTGTTGGCGCTCTTGATGGTCAGCCGGTTGCGGTATGCCCACGCCGCCAACTGGCTCTTGCGCCGCCGGCCTCTCGAACACGTGATTTTGATTCTGCTGGCGTTCCCGCTCATCTGGATCTACACCGAGTTGAGCCTGCTGGTGATCGCATGGGCTTTTGCTCTGAGCGGGCCGGCTCGCTACGTCGCCGGCCGCCTGACCGGCCGGGCTGGTCGGGCCGCGGCCGCACCGGCGACCGGCCTTGTTCCGCCATCCACTGACACCGAGGCAGACAAGAAAGCGTTATGA
- the gltX gene encoding glutamate--tRNA ligase, protein MSSTSPARVRFAPSPTGYLHIGGARTALFNWLIARQTGGTFILRIEDTDTARNVDGADQKIMEDLRWLGLQWDEGVGVGGPNGPYYQSQRLEYHRSVVNRLLESGNAYYAFDTAEELEAMRAEAEAKKQAFMYPRPATFPDESDVRKARQTGRPVVVRFKAPGQDVTVHDEVMGDVTVSARELDDFIILKADGMPTYHLANVADDAAMGVNFVLRGQEFLSQTPRHIALQRALGFTTPRYAHLPLIMDMQGRKLSKRDGAVEVFAFRQAGYLPEVLVNFIALLGWSPGRDREKMTLQEMIELFSIDRIGRTNARFDRDKLIAFNTDAGASASEERLAVAFDDYLAVNPDLRISRAKLDEATRRSLLRINKGFRTFADIEYKCGFIYDADENIAYDPDAIKKVLTKGDNAGYRMLESLVPRLESVDPWTAENVESLLKQICQEQSVNMGKVAQPIRVAVSGSTISPPIGETLALLGKEKSLKRVRQCLAGRA, encoded by the coding sequence ATGAGTTCAACATCACCCGCCCGCGTGCGCTTTGCGCCATCACCCACCGGATATCTGCACATCGGAGGTGCCCGCACGGCTCTGTTCAACTGGCTCATCGCCCGCCAGACCGGCGGAACGTTCATCCTGCGCATTGAGGACACCGACACCGCTCGAAACGTCGATGGGGCGGATCAGAAGATCATGGAAGACCTGCGCTGGCTTGGCTTACAGTGGGACGAAGGCGTGGGCGTGGGCGGACCAAACGGGCCCTATTACCAATCACAGCGACTGGAGTACCATCGCTCCGTCGTGAATCGCCTCCTCGAAAGCGGCAACGCCTACTACGCGTTTGACACCGCCGAGGAGTTGGAGGCCATGCGAGCCGAAGCCGAGGCCAAGAAGCAAGCGTTCATGTACCCCCGCCCGGCGACCTTTCCGGACGAAAGCGACGTCCGCAAGGCACGGCAGACCGGTCGACCGGTGGTCGTTCGATTCAAGGCCCCCGGCCAGGACGTCACCGTCCACGACGAAGTGATGGGAGATGTCACCGTCTCAGCGCGTGAACTGGACGACTTTATCATCCTCAAGGCTGACGGCATGCCCACGTACCACCTGGCCAATGTCGCCGATGATGCCGCTATGGGGGTCAACTTCGTGCTTCGCGGGCAGGAGTTCCTGTCCCAGACGCCGCGCCATATCGCTCTCCAGCGGGCCTTGGGCTTTACGACGCCCCGTTACGCACACCTGCCGCTCATCATGGACATGCAGGGACGGAAGTTGTCAAAGCGCGACGGCGCTGTGGAGGTTTTCGCTTTTCGACAGGCCGGCTATCTGCCGGAGGTCCTGGTCAACTTCATCGCCCTGCTTGGCTGGTCACCGGGCCGGGACCGCGAAAAGATGACGCTGCAAGAAATGATCGAACTCTTCAGCATCGATCGCATCGGACGAACCAACGCCAGGTTCGACCGCGACAAGCTGATCGCCTTTAACACCGACGCCGGGGCATCGGCAAGCGAAGAAAGGCTCGCAGTGGCATTTGACGATTACCTGGCCGTCAATCCCGACTTGCGCATCAGCCGGGCGAAGCTCGACGAGGCGACTAGACGTTCCCTGCTGAGAATCAACAAAGGCTTCCGCACCTTCGCCGATATCGAGTACAAATGCGGCTTCATCTATGATGCCGATGAGAACATCGCGTATGATCCCGACGCGATCAAGAAAGTGTTGACCAAGGGGGATAACGCCGGGTATCGCATGCTTGAGTCGCTGGTGCCCAGACTTGAGTCGGTTGACCCCTGGACCGCGGAGAACGTGGAGTCTCTGCTCAAGCAGATTTGTCAGGAGCAGTCGGTCAACATGGGAAAAGTCGCCCAACCGATCCGTGTGGCCGTCTCGGGCTCGACCATCAGCCCGCCGATCGGCGAAACGCTGGCACTGCTGGGCAAGGAAAAGAGCCTGAAGCGCGTTCGGCAATGCCTGGCCGGAAGGGCTTGA